In one Nitrosarchaeum sp. genomic region, the following are encoded:
- a CDS encoding helix-turn-helix transcriptional regulator — translation MSKPNIIQLSEFDITQKIIESLSNVCTRAVLFSIKNESKDATQIADELKISISTVYKTLSNLEELALAEVDKFVISPEGKKIKQYRSRIGKVEITLTDLEPTLHLYPNTSNPKTNTS, via the coding sequence ATGTCAAAACCAAACATAATCCAACTGAGTGAATTTGACATAACTCAAAAAATAATTGAATCTTTAAGCAATGTTTGCACTAGAGCTGTGTTATTTTCAATTAAAAATGAATCAAAAGATGCAACACAAATTGCAGATGAATTAAAAATTTCAATATCTACAGTTTACAAAACCTTATCGAATTTGGAAGAATTAGCACTTGCTGAAGTAGATAAATTTGTAATCTCCCCTGAAGGAAAAAAGATTAAACAGTATCGTAGTCGTATTGGTAAAGTTGAAATCACTTTGACTGATTTAGAACCCACATTACATCTTTATCCAAATACGTCTAATCCTAAAACAAATACCAGTTAA
- a CDS encoding helix-turn-helix domain-containing protein, which produces MTRRLTLPQLKKYDVTQKVIEALADSESRAILFSVIKKGMTAADLSDKLKIPLSSVYKKLGDLEELTLIEVERWMISDKGRKFKIYKSRISKADISIKKPDPVLNLVPN; this is translated from the coding sequence TTGACACGACGTTTAACATTACCTCAATTAAAAAAATATGATGTCACTCAAAAAGTAATTGAAGCATTAGCAGATTCTGAATCTCGGGCAATACTGTTTTCAGTAATAAAAAAAGGAATGACTGCAGCTGACTTATCAGATAAACTAAAAATCCCGCTCAGCTCCGTTTATAAAAAATTAGGTGATCTTGAGGAACTTACATTAATTGAAGTAGAACGATGGATGATTTCAGATAAAGGTAGAAAGTTCAAAATCTACAAAAGTCGAATAAGTAAGGCAGATATTTCAATAAAAAAACCTGATCCTGTCCTAAATTTGGTACCTAACTGA
- a CDS encoding CbtA family protein: protein MRIFLFIIIVLISGFSAGLIHSTANLVFVEPSLDHAIGIENQHLFASGEAKDTPEFRAEFDSYRYWQKSGQVLAGAILGISIGSLFGIVFVLSRNSLPGKSYVSKSLILAGIMWLAIYFIPFLKYPANPPTVGDPDTVVLRSILFLTFIAISGFGALGFYKIFKKLKNKKFIAILGYAVFVGMVFFAMPENPDKITAPMNLVDHFRIMSAVAVSIYWLSLGIILGSLWNHFKPDNELKSTFN, encoded by the coding sequence ATGAGAATATTTCTTTTTATTATCATTGTTTTAATCTCAGGTTTCTCGGCAGGACTAATTCACAGCACTGCTAATCTTGTATTTGTTGAACCTTCATTAGATCATGCAATTGGCATTGAAAACCAACATCTTTTTGCTTCAGGTGAAGCAAAAGACACTCCTGAATTTAGAGCAGAATTTGATTCTTATCGATATTGGCAAAAAAGTGGTCAAGTTTTAGCTGGTGCAATTTTAGGAATATCTATTGGTTCTTTGTTTGGAATTGTTTTTGTACTTTCAAGAAACTCTTTACCTGGAAAATCTTATGTGAGTAAATCTCTAATTTTAGCAGGAATAATGTGGCTTGCAATTTACTTTATTCCATTTTTAAAATATCCTGCAAATCCACCAACAGTTGGCGATCCAGATACTGTTGTATTAAGATCGATATTGTTTCTAACTTTTATTGCAATTTCTGGATTTGGGGCTTTAGGATTTTACAAGATATTTAAAAAATTAAAGAATAAAAAATTTATTGCGATTTTAGGATATGCTGTTTTTGTTGGAATGGTATTTTTTGCAATGCCAGAAAACCCTGACAAAATCACTGCCCCTATGAATTTAGTTGATCATTTTAGAATAATGTCTGCAGTGGCAGTTTCAATTTATTGGTTATCTTTGGGTATAATTTTAGGTTCTCTTTGGAATCATTTCAAGCCTGATAATGAATTAAAGTCTACTTTTAATTAA
- a CDS encoding CbtB domain-containing protein: MSQSRQINASKNSVPVIAIVVLSIVFAAGLFVVGFDQGHIFSLVYGEEAFQDLYIHELTHDMRHAAGFPCH; this comes from the coding sequence ATGTCTCAATCAAGACAAATTAATGCATCTAAAAACAGTGTTCCTGTAATCGCAATTGTGGTATTATCTATCGTTTTTGCAGCAGGATTATTTGTTGTTGGATTTGATCAGGGACATATCTTTAGTTTGGTATATGGAGAAGAAGCATTTCAAGATCTTTACATCCATGAACTTACTCATGATATGAGACACGCTGCTGGTTTTCCTTGTCATTAG
- a CDS encoding DUF4443 domain-containing protein, producing the protein MRKNIQMLQDIVSRKGSSKILTFSIPHVFKALQLLDKEGFVSRATFVKEIHLGEGAVKTLISHLKKAEIAESTKSGTFLTEKGKKLTNQIKNTIAKECKVKKTSIIQGKHNHAILLKKYSKMIKTGIEQRDYAILYGSLGCTTMIYKNEKLVFPGNERECFPRDAKTRKYIIENLCPYEEDVIIISSADDPFVAEISAKNAALWTIAIG; encoded by the coding sequence TTGCGTAAAAATATTCAAATGTTACAAGATATCGTATCTAGAAAAGGTTCAAGCAAAATACTCACATTTAGCATACCACATGTTTTCAAGGCATTACAATTATTAGATAAGGAAGGTTTTGTTAGTAGAGCAACCTTTGTAAAAGAGATTCATCTAGGAGAAGGAGCAGTCAAGACATTAATTTCACATTTAAAAAAAGCAGAGATTGCAGAGTCAACAAAATCTGGAACATTTCTTACAGAAAAAGGAAAAAAACTAACAAATCAAATAAAAAATACAATAGCAAAAGAATGTAAAGTAAAAAAAACATCAATAATACAAGGAAAACATAATCATGCGATTTTATTAAAAAAATATTCCAAAATGATCAAAACAGGTATTGAGCAAAGAGACTATGCAATTTTGTATGGGTCTTTAGGTTGCACTACAATGATATACAAAAATGAAAAATTAGTTTTTCCAGGAAATGAAAGAGAATGTTTTCCCAGAGACGCAAAAACAAGAAAATACATCATTGAGAATTTATGCCCATATGAAGAAGATGTCATAATAATTTCATCAGCAGATGATCCTTTTGTAGCAGAAATATCTGCAAAAAATGCGGCATTATGGACAATAGCAATTGGATAA